In the genome of Candidatus Nanopelagicales bacterium, one region contains:
- a CDS encoding ester cyclase: MDVQEFKRRAVAVFERGFGEGDLSVVDEAVAPEGVDRHPFGPDEPDMVAHLKGAITMFRASFPDLQPRVEQVIAEGDLLACRVVMTGSHTGAPFLGVPAQGRPISVEQFHFVRFDPETGRGQVHWANVGLAELMQQLAAPAA, from the coding sequence ATGGACGTGCAGGAGTTCAAGCGGCGTGCGGTGGCCGTGTTCGAGCGGGGGTTCGGCGAGGGGGACCTGTCCGTCGTCGACGAGGCGGTGGCCCCGGAGGGGGTGGACCGGCACCCGTTTGGTCCCGACGAGCCGGACATGGTGGCGCACCTGAAGGGCGCGATCACGATGTTCCGGGCGTCGTTCCCCGACCTGCAGCCCCGGGTCGAGCAGGTCATCGCCGAGGGTGACCTGCTGGCCTGCCGGGTCGTGATGACCGGCTCCCACACGGGTGCGCCGTTCCTCGGGGTGCCCGCCCAGGGCCGGCCGATCTCGGTCGAGCAGTTCCACTTCGTCCGGTTCGACCCGGAGACGGGTCGCGGCCAGGTGCACTGGGCCAACGTGGGCCTGGCCGAGCTCATGCAGCAGCTGGCCGCACCCGCGGCCTGA
- a CDS encoding alpha/beta fold hydrolase produces MPGAEPWSHDGGPVGVLLIHGFGGSPASMKPWGRSLADAGLTVRVPRLPGHGTKWQDCNLTTWDDWYAECERNLAELRGRCESVFVMGLSMGGTLTLRLAEEHGDDIAGVVVVNPAVHTERPDRFLMPILRRVVPSWPGIRNDIKKPGQDEVAYPKMAVKALATLMDAWGVVKPDLARIEQPFLLFTSREDHIVETSNSEYVFAHVGSADKEQVWLEDSFHVATLDNDAPLIEERSLAFVKRLAPQVAER; encoded by the coding sequence ATGCCCGGTGCCGAGCCCTGGTCCCACGACGGCGGGCCGGTCGGCGTGCTGCTCATCCACGGCTTCGGCGGATCCCCCGCCTCGATGAAGCCCTGGGGCCGGTCCCTGGCCGATGCCGGGCTCACGGTCCGCGTGCCGCGGTTGCCCGGTCACGGGACGAAGTGGCAGGACTGCAACCTGACGACCTGGGACGACTGGTACGCCGAGTGCGAGCGCAACCTCGCCGAGCTGCGGGGTCGCTGCGAGTCGGTCTTCGTCATGGGCCTGTCCATGGGCGGCACGCTCACGCTGCGGCTCGCCGAGGAGCACGGCGACGACATCGCCGGCGTCGTCGTGGTCAACCCGGCCGTGCACACCGAACGCCCGGACCGCTTCCTGATGCCGATCCTGCGCCGGGTGGTCCCGTCCTGGCCCGGCATTCGCAACGACATCAAGAAGCCCGGCCAGGACGAGGTCGCCTACCCCAAGATGGCGGTGAAGGCGCTGGCCACCCTGATGGACGCCTGGGGCGTGGTGAAGCCCGATCTGGCCCGGATCGAGCAGCCGTTCCTGCTGTTCACCAGCCGCGAGGACCACATCGTGGAGACCTCCAACTCCGAGTACGTGTTCGCACACGTGGGCAGCGCGGACAAGGAGCAGGTCTGGCTGGAGGACTCGTTCCACGTCGCCACGCTGGACAACGACGCCCCCCTGATCGAGGAGCGCAGCCTGGCCTTCGTGAAGCGGCTCGCCCCGCAGGTCGCCGAGCGCTGA
- the bfr gene encoding bacterioferritin, whose translation MQGDPRVLEFLNDHLTAELTAVNQYFLHAKMQENWGLDTLAAYTRAESIDEMRHAETLTDRILLLEGLPNFQRLYPLRIGQTLPEQFRGDLAIEYEAVDRLRAGIAYMREVGDVTSARIFEQILDDEEHHIDWLETQLELIERIGLELYTSRLMGSPSE comes from the coding sequence ATGCAAGGTGACCCGCGCGTCCTGGAGTTCCTCAACGACCACCTCACCGCCGAGCTGACGGCGGTCAACCAGTACTTCCTGCACGCCAAGATGCAGGAGAACTGGGGCCTGGACACGCTGGCGGCCTACACCCGCGCGGAGTCCATCGACGAGATGCGGCACGCGGAGACGCTCACCGACCGCATCCTGCTGCTCGAGGGGCTGCCCAACTTCCAGCGGCTGTACCCGCTGCGGATCGGCCAGACGCTGCCCGAGCAGTTCCGCGGCGACCTGGCCATCGAGTACGAGGCCGTGGACAGGCTGCGCGCCGGGATCGCCTACATGCGCGAGGTCGGGGACGTCACCAGCGCCCGCATCTTCGAGCAGATCCTCGACGACGAGGAGCACCACATCGACTGGCTGGAGACCCAGCTGGAGCTGATCGAGCGGATCGGCCTGGAGCTCTACACCTCCCGGCTCATGGGCTCCCCGTCGGAGTAG
- a CDS encoding TIGR00300 family protein, with protein MATEKVELTGHVLDSGQLAHVLDEILGTGADYVIERFDVGKRPEDSSYLRLEVRAETEEELAHLIGRLNAFGANLLEPGEATLVAADMDGVFPEEFYSTTNLETQVRVDGRWVQVEQPEMDCGIVVADGRARTVPMSDISTGDLVVCGAAGVRVIMPPREQAADESTFEFMNSVVSSEKPQALQVRQLADELRAVKAAGQRVLWVGGPAIVHTGAAPAFTALVRAGYVDVLFAGNALATHDIESSMYGTSLGVDLSKGSGVEHGHEHHIRAINRIRRCGTIAGAVEQGVLTSGIMHAMVEAGREFVLVGSVRDDGPLPDVYTDVVAGQRAMRAQLHDVGYAIMVASMLHAIATGNILPASIPLLCVDINPATVTKLSDRGSAQAVGVVTDIGLFLEQLAVELAPEHLGR; from the coding sequence ATGGCCACCGAGAAGGTCGAGCTGACCGGTCACGTCCTCGACAGCGGACAGCTGGCGCACGTGCTCGACGAGATCCTCGGCACCGGGGCCGACTACGTCATCGAGCGCTTCGACGTGGGCAAGCGGCCGGAGGACTCGTCGTACCTGCGGCTGGAGGTCCGGGCCGAGACCGAGGAGGAGCTGGCCCACCTCATCGGCCGCCTCAACGCCTTCGGTGCCAACCTGCTGGAGCCGGGCGAGGCGACCCTGGTCGCCGCGGACATGGATGGGGTGTTCCCCGAGGAGTTCTACTCCACCACCAACCTGGAGACCCAGGTGCGGGTGGACGGCCGCTGGGTCCAGGTCGAGCAGCCCGAGATGGACTGCGGCATCGTCGTCGCCGACGGTCGCGCCCGCACCGTCCCGATGAGCGACATCAGCACCGGCGACCTGGTCGTCTGCGGCGCCGCAGGCGTGCGGGTCATCATGCCTCCGCGCGAGCAGGCCGCCGACGAGTCGACGTTCGAGTTCATGAACTCGGTGGTGTCCTCCGAGAAGCCGCAGGCGCTGCAGGTCCGGCAGCTCGCGGACGAGCTGCGTGCGGTCAAGGCCGCGGGTCAGCGGGTGCTGTGGGTCGGCGGCCCGGCCATCGTGCATACCGGTGCGGCCCCGGCGTTCACCGCACTGGTGCGGGCCGGCTACGTCGATGTGCTCTTCGCGGGCAACGCGCTGGCCACGCACGACATCGAGTCCTCGATGTACGGCACATCGCTCGGCGTGGACCTGTCCAAGGGCTCCGGGGTGGAGCACGGGCACGAGCACCACATCCGCGCCATCAACCGGATCCGCCGGTGCGGCACGATCGCGGGCGCGGTCGAGCAGGGCGTCCTGACCTCGGGGATCATGCACGCGATGGTGGAGGCCGGCAGGGAGTTCGTCCTGGTCGGCTCGGTCCGTGACGACGGCCCGCTGCCGGACGTCTACACCGACGTGGTCGCCGGCCAGCGCGCGATGCGCGCCCAGCTGCACGACGTCGGCTACGCGATCATGGTGGCGTCGATGCTGCACGCGATCGCGACCGGCAACATCCTGCCCGCGTCGATTCCGCTGCTGTGCGTGGACATCAACCCCGCGACGGTGACCAAGCTGTCCGACCGCGGGTCGGCCCAGGCGGTCGGTGTCGTGACCGACATCGGCCTGTTCCTGGAGCAGCTGGCGGTGGAGCTGGCACCGGAGCACCTCGGGCGGTAG
- a CDS encoding AlkA N-terminal domain-containing protein, whose protein sequence is MTATSAPSGADAPSGADAPAGAGPVDEQRAYRALASRDRRFDGRLWFGVTSTGIYCRPVCPARTPRPENVRVFAAPAAAVAAGFRACRRCRPDAAPGTRDWDHRGDLAGRAVRLIAAGAVDEDGVAGLARRLHVSERHLHRTLVAEVGAGPLQLAMSRRAQTARLLVDQTDLPLVDVAFAAGFASLRQFNDVMRREFGMPPSRLRRTAQEPDGRAPASDGGRVVLRLRRRLPYDTDALLQHLAGREVEGLERVDGTAGEVVRSLRSDGAEPAVLRVSVPREGDHVTVVLAGAGLDRVAPVVAGVRRWLDLDADPEMVADVLGRDPVLAALVTRRPGLRVPGTVDPWEVAVRAVVGQRVSVAAARRVLARLVAAHGAPVAGPDGLTAMPGPEALAAADPADVARAGLPAARAAALVALATAVADGSVVLDPAGDRDAVRQALLAVPGIGPWTADYVALRGLGDPDAFPATDLGLRRAAAGLGLDPDRLADRAARWSPWRAYAAEHLWTHDRESREDTRP, encoded by the coding sequence GTGACCGCAACCAGCGCCCCGTCCGGGGCCGACGCCCCGTCCGGGGCCGACGCCCCGGCGGGCGCCGGTCCCGTCGACGAGCAGCGTGCCTACCGGGCGCTGGCGTCGCGGGACCGGCGCTTCGACGGCCGGCTGTGGTTCGGGGTCACGTCGACCGGCATCTACTGCCGGCCCGTCTGCCCGGCCCGGACGCCGCGGCCGGAGAACGTCCGGGTGTTCGCCGCGCCCGCGGCCGCGGTGGCGGCGGGGTTCCGGGCCTGCCGTCGCTGCCGGCCCGACGCCGCGCCGGGGACCCGGGACTGGGACCACCGTGGTGACCTGGCCGGCCGGGCGGTGCGGCTGATCGCCGCGGGCGCGGTGGACGAGGACGGGGTGGCCGGCCTGGCCCGCCGCCTGCACGTGTCCGAGCGCCACCTGCACCGCACCCTGGTCGCGGAGGTCGGCGCCGGGCCGCTGCAGCTGGCGATGTCCCGCCGGGCGCAGACCGCGCGGCTGCTGGTCGACCAGACCGACCTGCCCCTGGTGGACGTCGCGTTCGCGGCCGGCTTCGCGAGCCTGCGGCAGTTCAACGACGTGATGCGCCGGGAGTTCGGGATGCCCCCGTCCCGGCTGCGCCGCACCGCGCAGGAGCCGGACGGCCGCGCGCCGGCGTCCGACGGCGGCCGGGTCGTGCTCCGCCTGCGCCGCAGGCTGCCGTACGACACCGACGCGCTGCTGCAGCACCTCGCCGGCCGCGAGGTCGAGGGGCTGGAACGAGTCGACGGGACGGCCGGGGAGGTCGTGCGCAGCCTGCGCTCCGACGGCGCCGAGCCGGCCGTCCTGCGGGTGAGCGTGCCCCGCGAGGGCGACCACGTGACCGTGGTGCTGGCCGGGGCCGGCCTGGACCGGGTCGCCCCGGTCGTCGCCGGGGTGCGCCGGTGGCTCGACCTCGACGCGGACCCCGAGATGGTGGCCGACGTCCTGGGGCGCGACCCGGTCCTGGCCGCGTTAGTCACCCGGCGCCCCGGGCTGCGGGTGCCCGGCACCGTGGACCCCTGGGAGGTCGCGGTCCGCGCGGTCGTGGGCCAGCGGGTGTCGGTCGCGGCCGCGCGGCGGGTCCTGGCCCGGCTGGTGGCGGCCCATGGTGCGCCCGTCGCGGGTCCGGACGGGCTCACCGCGATGCCGGGGCCCGAGGCGCTGGCCGCGGCGGACCCGGCCGACGTCGCCCGGGCCGGGCTGCCGGCGGCCCGCGCGGCCGCACTGGTCGCGCTGGCGACGGCGGTGGCCGACGGGTCCGTCGTTCTCGACCCCGCCGGCGACCGGGACGCGGTCCGGCAGGCCCTGCTCGCGGTCCCCGGCATCGGCCCCTGGACGGCCGACTACGTGGCGCTGCGCGGGCTGGGGGACCCGGACGCGTTCCCGGCCACCGACCTCGGCCTGCGCCGGGCGGCGGCCGGCCTCGGGCTGGACCCGGACCGACTGGCCGACCGCGCCGCGCGCTGGTCGCCGTGGCGGGCGTACGCCGCCGAGCACCTGTGGACCCACGACCGAGAATCCCGAGAGGACACCCGACCATGA
- a CDS encoding (2Fe-2S)-binding protein: MYVCICHAVTAADVRAAVEDGGARTAEDVAEATGASTGCGTCEDRLCALVGLLTDGPDRTSDDLVASGSAA; this comes from the coding sequence GTGTACGTGTGCATCTGCCACGCCGTCACCGCCGCAGACGTGCGCGCCGCGGTCGAGGACGGTGGCGCCCGGACCGCCGAGGACGTGGCCGAGGCCACCGGGGCCTCCACCGGCTGCGGCACCTGCGAGGACCGGCTGTGCGCCCTGGTCGGGCTGCTCACCGACGGCCCCGACCGGACCTCGGACGACCTGGTCGCGTCGGGCTCGGCGGCCTGA
- a CDS encoding DUF1028 domain-containing protein — MTFSIVARSDDGTELGVAVASKFLAVGAVVPAAEPGAGAIATQALANLRYRPDGLALLRSGHDAERTLDRLVSADPGAADRQAGVVDASGRSATYTGPACFPWAGGVAGDGFAAQGNILTGPEVVDAVAGAWRSSDPGAPLARRLHAALLAGDRAGGDRRGRQSAAVLVVRPGGGYGGGSDVVVDLRVDDHADPVAELGRLLDLHDLLFGQTPEEDCLPLEGETAAELRDLLVRLGYDDPDLGRALEACAGVENLEERMRPGLLDPVVLAHLRTLAGVSRP, encoded by the coding sequence ATGACCTTCTCGATCGTGGCCCGCAGTGACGACGGCACCGAGCTCGGCGTGGCCGTCGCCTCGAAGTTCCTCGCCGTCGGGGCAGTGGTCCCCGCCGCCGAACCGGGCGCGGGCGCGATCGCGACCCAGGCGCTGGCGAACCTGCGCTACCGCCCGGACGGACTGGCCCTGCTGCGATCCGGGCACGACGCCGAGCGCACGCTGGACCGGCTGGTGTCCGCCGACCCCGGCGCGGCCGACCGCCAGGCGGGAGTGGTGGACGCCAGCGGCCGCAGCGCCACCTACACCGGGCCCGCCTGCTTCCCGTGGGCCGGGGGCGTCGCAGGCGACGGGTTCGCCGCCCAGGGCAACATCCTCACCGGCCCCGAGGTCGTGGACGCGGTGGCCGGGGCGTGGCGGTCCTCCGACCCCGGGGCCCCGCTGGCGCGCAGGCTGCACGCGGCGCTGCTGGCCGGGGACCGGGCCGGCGGCGACCGGCGCGGGCGGCAGAGCGCGGCGGTGCTGGTGGTGCGGCCCGGCGGGGGCTACGGCGGCGGCAGCGACGTCGTGGTGGACCTCCGGGTCGACGACCACGCGGACCCGGTGGCCGAGCTGGGTCGGCTGCTGGACCTGCACGACCTGCTGTTCGGCCAGACGCCCGAGGAGGACTGCCTGCCGCTGGAGGGCGAGACCGCCGCGGAGCTGCGGGACCTGCTGGTCCGGCTCGGCTACGACGACCCGGACCTGGGCCGTGCGCTGGAGGCCTGCGCCGGGGTGGAGAACCTCGAGGAGCGGATGCGTCCGGGCCTGCTCGACCCGGTGGTGCTGGCGCACCTGCGCACCCTGGCCGGGGTCAGCCGGCCGTGA
- a CDS encoding 6-phosphofructokinase: MRVGVLTGGGDCPGLNAVIRGAVRKGVAEYGFEFVGFRDGWKGPLEAFTMPLGIEQVRGILPRGGTILGSSRTNPIKIEGGVARIEENLAELGIDALIAIGGEDTLGVATQLHEHGVHVVGVPKTIDNDLSATDYTFGFDTAVNIATEAIDRLHTTAESHHRVLVIEVMGRHAGWIALHSGLAGGANVILIPEVPFDLDEVCALVERRFESHYAPIVCVAEGALPTDGDLITKDATLDAFGHVKLSGIGDWLAKAIEERTGKESRAAVLGHIQRGGTPTAFDRVLATRFGLGAIDAVKDQDWGKMVALRSTDIVRVPLSDATGTLKTVPRSLYDEVSVLFG, translated from the coding sequence ATGAGGGTCGGAGTCCTGACCGGTGGCGGCGACTGCCCCGGGCTCAACGCGGTCATCCGTGGTGCGGTGCGCAAGGGCGTCGCCGAGTACGGGTTCGAGTTCGTCGGGTTCCGCGACGGCTGGAAGGGGCCGCTGGAGGCCTTCACCATGCCGCTGGGGATCGAGCAGGTGCGCGGCATCCTGCCCCGCGGCGGCACGATCCTGGGGTCGTCCCGCACCAACCCGATCAAGATCGAGGGCGGGGTCGCGCGGATCGAGGAGAACCTCGCCGAGCTCGGCATCGACGCCCTGATCGCGATCGGCGGCGAGGACACCCTCGGCGTCGCCACCCAGCTGCACGAGCACGGCGTGCACGTCGTCGGCGTCCCCAAGACGATCGACAACGACCTGAGCGCGACCGACTACACGTTCGGCTTCGACACCGCGGTCAACATCGCCACCGAGGCGATCGACCGCCTGCACACGACGGCGGAGTCGCACCACCGGGTGCTGGTCATCGAGGTCATGGGCCGGCACGCCGGCTGGATCGCCCTGCACTCCGGACTGGCCGGCGGTGCCAACGTGATCCTGATCCCCGAGGTCCCCTTCGACCTCGACGAGGTGTGCGCGCTGGTGGAGCGCCGGTTCGAGTCCCACTACGCGCCGATCGTGTGCGTCGCCGAGGGTGCGCTCCCGACCGACGGCGACCTCATCACCAAGGACGCCACGCTGGACGCCTTCGGCCACGTGAAGCTGTCCGGCATCGGCGACTGGCTGGCCAAGGCGATCGAGGAGCGGACCGGCAAGGAGTCCCGCGCCGCGGTCCTCGGCCACATCCAGCGGGGCGGCACGCCGACCGCGTTCGACCGGGTGCTCGCCACCCGCTTCGGCCTCGGCGCCATCGACGCGGTGAAGGACCAGGACTGGGGGAAGATGGTCGCGCTGCGGTCGACCGACATCGTCCGGGTCCCGCTCTCCGACGCCACCGGGACGCTCAAGACGGTTCCGCGCTCCCTGTACGACGAGGTGAGTGTGCTCTTCGGCTGA
- a CDS encoding lysophospholipid acyltransferase family protein: MFYLFLKHVLIGPWLRILFRPWVEDVDNLPDTGTAILASNHVSFSDSFFLPLVVKPHVTFLAKSDYFTGRGIKGWLTKMFFSGVGQVPVDRSGGRASEAALRTGLRILGEGELLGIYPEGTRSPDGTLYRGRTGVARMALEAQVPVLPVAMIGTYEIQPPGQVLPRIRRVGIRFGRPLDFRRYEGLEGDRFVLRSTTDEIMYELMTLSGQQYVDIYATKAKELLKAQRAEAVVTAG, encoded by the coding sequence GTGTTCTACCTGTTCCTGAAGCACGTGCTCATTGGTCCCTGGCTGCGGATCCTGTTCCGCCCCTGGGTCGAGGACGTGGACAACCTGCCCGACACCGGCACCGCCATCCTCGCCAGCAACCACGTGTCCTTCTCCGACTCGTTCTTCCTGCCCCTGGTGGTCAAGCCGCACGTCACGTTCCTGGCCAAGAGCGACTACTTCACCGGCCGCGGGATCAAGGGCTGGCTGACCAAGATGTTCTTCTCCGGCGTGGGCCAGGTGCCGGTGGACCGGTCGGGTGGCCGGGCCTCCGAGGCGGCGCTGCGGACCGGACTGCGGATCCTGGGGGAGGGTGAGCTGCTCGGGATCTACCCCGAGGGCACCCGCTCCCCGGACGGCACCCTCTACCGCGGTCGCACCGGGGTGGCGCGGATGGCGCTGGAGGCCCAGGTCCCGGTCCTGCCGGTAGCCATGATCGGGACCTACGAGATCCAGCCTCCCGGCCAGGTGCTCCCGCGGATCCGGCGGGTCGGGATCCGCTTCGGCCGGCCGCTGGACTTCCGCCGCTACGAGGGGCTCGAGGGCGACCGGTTCGTGCTGCGGTCGACGACCGACGAGATCATGTACGAGTTGATGACGCTGTCCGGCCAGCAGTACGTCGACATCTACGCGACCAAGGCCAAGGAGCTGCTCAAGGCCCAGCGCGCGGAGGCCGTCGTCACGGCCGGCTGA
- a CDS encoding methylated-DNA--[protein]-cysteine S-methyltransferase — translation MSAPLRAAVLPTVAGPLAVVVDPEAVGDLGPTPYGAVVASGFSPLDDIVARLEQQGRMRGVVEDADLGEVATAVAAWDAGDLDALDRVSVAQPGGPFLQRAWTALRGVHAGETDTYTGLAARAGSPTAVRAAGSACARNRVAPFVPCHRILRSDGTLGGYYYGLDVKRALLAQERATPTGSP, via the coding sequence ATGAGCGCACCGCTGCGCGCCGCCGTGCTCCCCACCGTCGCCGGCCCGCTGGCCGTCGTCGTCGACCCGGAGGCGGTCGGCGACCTCGGCCCCACGCCGTACGGCGCCGTGGTCGCGTCGGGGTTCAGCCCGCTGGACGACATCGTGGCCCGGCTGGAGCAGCAGGGCCGGATGCGCGGGGTGGTCGAGGATGCCGACCTCGGCGAGGTGGCGACCGCCGTCGCGGCCTGGGACGCGGGGGACCTCGACGCCCTGGACCGGGTGTCGGTGGCCCAGCCCGGCGGGCCCTTCCTGCAGCGCGCCTGGACCGCGCTGCGCGGGGTGCACGCGGGGGAGACCGACACCTACACCGGACTGGCGGCCCGGGCGGGGAGCCCGACCGCGGTCCGGGCCGCGGGCAGCGCGTGCGCGCGCAACCGGGTGGCGCCGTTCGTGCCGTGCCACCGGATCCTGCGCAGCGACGGGACGCTGGGCGGCTACTACTACGGGCTGGACGTGAAGCGGGCCCTGCTGGCGCAGGAGCGGGCTACTCCGACGGGGAGCCCATGA
- a CDS encoding 3-deoxy-7-phosphoheptulonate synthase class II — protein MPEALTWPDLPAAQQPPWPDPDAVARARAELATLPPLVFAGECDLLTERLASAARGDAFVLMGGDCAETFAANTAESIRARLKTVLQMAVVLTYGASLPVVKVGRVAGQYFKPRSKPSETRDGVELTSYFGDAVNALGFTPAERAPDPARLVQAYHASSAALNLVRAFTQGGYADLRQVHTWNRDFVRESAAGLRYERMAAEIDRALAFMHACGADPEEFRRVEFYAGHEALSLDYEQPLTRIDSRTGLPYDVSGHFLWIGDRTRQVDGAHVHFAATIRNPLGVKVGPSASADELLEILDRVDPDKVPGRVTLISRMGAGKVRDLLPPLVQKVDASGHPVLWVCDPMHGNTREAASGHKTRSFDDVLEEVRGFFEVHRDLGTIPGGLHVELTGDDVTECVGGTEGVPEDGLGLRYETACDPRLNRVQSLELAFLVADMLLAR, from the coding sequence GTGCCCGAAGCCCTCACCTGGCCGGACCTGCCCGCGGCGCAGCAGCCGCCGTGGCCCGACCCCGACGCGGTCGCGCGCGCCCGGGCGGAGCTGGCGACCCTGCCGCCGCTGGTGTTCGCGGGGGAGTGCGACCTGCTCACCGAACGGCTCGCGTCGGCCGCCCGTGGCGACGCGTTCGTGCTCATGGGCGGGGACTGCGCCGAGACCTTCGCGGCCAACACGGCGGAGTCGATCCGCGCGCGGCTGAAGACCGTGCTGCAGATGGCCGTCGTGCTCACGTACGGCGCGTCCCTGCCGGTGGTCAAGGTGGGCCGGGTGGCGGGGCAGTACTTCAAGCCGCGCAGCAAGCCCAGCGAGACGCGCGACGGCGTCGAGCTGACGTCCTACTTCGGCGACGCGGTCAACGCGCTGGGGTTCACCCCGGCGGAGCGGGCGCCCGACCCGGCCCGGCTGGTGCAGGCCTACCACGCGTCCAGCGCCGCGCTGAACCTGGTGCGCGCGTTCACCCAGGGCGGCTACGCCGACCTGCGCCAGGTGCACACGTGGAACCGCGACTTCGTCCGCGAGTCGGCGGCGGGCCTGCGCTACGAGCGGATGGCCGCGGAGATCGACCGGGCGCTGGCGTTCATGCACGCGTGCGGGGCGGACCCGGAGGAGTTCCGCCGGGTCGAGTTCTACGCCGGGCACGAGGCGCTGTCGCTGGACTACGAGCAGCCGCTGACGCGCATCGACTCCCGCACCGGCCTTCCGTACGACGTGTCCGGGCACTTCCTGTGGATCGGGGACCGGACGCGCCAGGTCGACGGCGCGCACGTGCACTTCGCGGCCACGATCCGCAACCCGCTGGGGGTCAAGGTGGGTCCGTCGGCGTCGGCGGACGAGCTGCTGGAGATCCTCGACCGGGTGGACCCGGACAAGGTGCCCGGCCGGGTGACGCTGATCTCGCGGATGGGTGCCGGCAAGGTGCGCGACCTGCTGCCCCCGCTGGTGCAGAAGGTCGACGCCAGCGGCCACCCGGTGCTGTGGGTGTGCGACCCGATGCACGGCAACACCCGCGAGGCCGCCAGCGGGCACAAGACCCGCTCGTTCGACGACGTGCTGGAGGAGGTGCGCGGGTTCTTCGAGGTGCACCGCGACCTCGGCACGATCCCCGGCGGCCTGCACGTCGAGCTCACCGGCGACGACGTGACCGAGTGCGTCGGCGGGACCGAGGGCGTGCCCGAGGACGGGCTGGGGCTGCGCTACGAGACCGCCTGCGACCCGCGGCTGAACCGGGTGCAGTCCCTGGAACTGGCCTTCCTCGTGGCCGACATGCTGCTCGCCCGCTGA
- a CDS encoding helix-turn-helix domain-containing protein, which produces MDEQVKRRYRSPKREEQARQTRRRILHAARDLFLEQGYPVTTVADVADRAGVSADTVFHVFGSKGALLTRVLDEVIGGDDEDVRVLDREEPQRMRAETDQRRQVAMLARGMSGQLERVRPMDDILVSAAAVDVDARALRDDLQLRQRREGMATVAGWIAAHGPLRDGVDVDRAAAVIWTLTSPEVHRMLRDVWGWSPEQYTDWLTHTLENALLPPPA; this is translated from the coding sequence GTGGACGAGCAGGTCAAGAGGCGGTATCGCTCCCCGAAGCGGGAGGAGCAGGCCCGGCAGACCCGGCGCCGGATCCTGCATGCCGCTCGGGACCTGTTCCTCGAGCAGGGCTACCCCGTGACCACGGTCGCGGACGTGGCCGACCGTGCGGGGGTCTCCGCCGACACCGTGTTCCACGTGTTCGGCAGCAAGGGCGCCCTGCTGACGCGGGTCCTCGACGAGGTCATCGGGGGCGACGACGAGGACGTCCGGGTGCTCGACCGGGAGGAACCGCAGCGGATGCGCGCCGAGACCGACCAGCGCCGTCAGGTCGCGATGCTCGCCCGGGGGATGTCCGGCCAGCTCGAGCGGGTCCGGCCGATGGACGACATCCTGGTCAGCGCCGCGGCCGTCGACGTCGACGCCCGGGCCCTCCGCGACGACCTGCAGCTGCGGCAGCGCAGGGAGGGGATGGCGACGGTGGCCGGCTGGATCGCCGCTCACGGCCCGCTGCGGGACGGGGTCGACGTCGACCGGGCGGCCGCGGTGATCTGGACGCTCACCAGCCCCGAGGTGCACCGGATGCTGCGCGACGTGTGGGGCTGGTCGCCGGAGCAGTACACCGACTGGCTGACGCACACCTTGGAGAACGCCCTGCTCCCGCCACCCGCCTGA